A stretch of Pseudobdellovibrionaceae bacterium DNA encodes these proteins:
- a CDS encoding class D beta-lactamase, which yields MSFIVFPALLGLCAKTAGARPDYQRLFQDRDACFLLVELQTNRQVTEHNVALCDERRSPYSTFKIPASLMAFNEGVFKDERQVIPWDGVKRGRAEIDQDLTPLSFMSASAKWVTEWLMPQIGRAKIGTYLQDFKYGNEDFGGGLKDAWVSSTLQISAREQIDFLKRLWRHELKVSKKAAEQTRAVMKIEVAKGLGFELWGKTGTGCVRGHTCLKESAPMFGWFVGVVRKGERDYIFAGHAKDLKPQKAPGGPRQRDTTIEILRHIDFGVK from the coding sequence ATGAGTTTTATCGTCTTCCCCGCGCTGCTGGGATTGTGCGCGAAGACCGCGGGGGCTCGCCCGGACTACCAACGCCTTTTTCAGGACCGTGACGCTTGCTTCCTGCTGGTTGAGCTGCAAACGAATCGGCAAGTGACCGAGCACAATGTCGCGCTTTGCGATGAGCGGCGGTCTCCGTACTCGACGTTCAAAATTCCCGCTTCGCTGATGGCGTTCAACGAGGGCGTCTTCAAGGACGAGCGACAAGTCATTCCCTGGGACGGGGTGAAACGCGGTCGCGCCGAAATCGATCAAGATCTCACGCCGTTGAGCTTCATGAGCGCTTCGGCGAAGTGGGTGACCGAGTGGCTGATGCCGCAAATCGGAAGGGCGAAGATCGGGACGTACCTCCAAGATTTCAAATACGGGAATGAGGACTTCGGTGGAGGACTCAAGGACGCGTGGGTCTCTTCGACTTTACAAATTTCCGCGCGCGAGCAAATCGACTTTCTCAAACGCCTTTGGCGGCACGAACTGAAAGTTTCGAAGAAAGCCGCCGAGCAGACACGGGCGGTGATGAAGATCGAGGTGGCGAAAGGTCTCGGCTTCGAACTCTGGGGCAAAACCGGAACCGGTTGCGTCCGTGGTCATACGTGCCTGAAAGAATCGGCACCGATGTTCGGTTGGTTCGTGGGAGTCGTGCGCAAAGGCGAACGCGACTATATTTTCGCGGGTCATGCCAAAGATCTAAAGCCGCAAAAAGCACCCGGGGGGCCGCGCCAGCGCGACACCACCATCGAAATCCTGCGCCACATCGACTTCGGCGTGAAGTAG
- a CDS encoding nuclear transport factor 2 family protein yields the protein MSQESQEVTALREFYAALSRNDIDATCAFLDPQIYRVEFEGAPNSGTYRGLEALREHIASGRSTWAEGACKPEVFHTTGDKILVDVHVHVRLHGNEKWIDGRVVDGFRFVNGKITEFHSFTTAEKAQAWAGTPTSATSSE from the coding sequence ATGTCGCAAGAAAGCCAAGAAGTGACCGCGCTACGCGAATTCTACGCGGCCCTCAGTCGCAATGACATCGACGCCACCTGCGCATTTTTGGATCCGCAGATCTACCGCGTCGAATTCGAAGGGGCCCCAAACTCGGGAACCTATCGCGGCCTCGAGGCGCTCCGCGAGCACATCGCGAGCGGTCGAAGCACATGGGCCGAAGGCGCCTGCAAGCCCGAAGTCTTCCACACCACAGGCGACAAAATCCTGGTGGACGTTCACGTCCACGTGCGCCTGCACGGCAACGAAAAATGGATCGACGGCCGCGTCGTGGACGGCTTCCGATTCGTCAACGGCAAGATCACGGAGTTCCACTCCTTTACGACCGCCGAAAAAGCCCAGGCATGGGCGGGAACTCCGACGAGCGCTACTTCTTCGGAGTGA